Below is a window of Flavobacterium sp. CFS9 DNA.
GAATGTAAACAACGAACTCTTCCATAATATAAAATTGTTATAAACACACACACACACCAGCTTTTTCAAATGGTGTTTTACTTAGTAGCTCATCGTGGCGAAGACTCGAACCTGTGTCCGCCGCGGCGGATATGAGTCCGATCAGCTATAACTTTTGGATAAGATCTTTGATAAATTCTCTTCCAATTCCGGTTTTTAAATATTTTTCTCTTTTCATTGCTTCAGATTTAGAATTAAAAAATTCTAAATGAATTACTTTCCAAGGTCTGAATTTTAATGTGTACCCTTTTGCCTCAAGGCGATTATGTGATTTAAATCTTTCAATTAGATTAGAAGTAAAGCCGGTATAATTTTTATTGAATTTTTCTGAATAAAGAATGTAAACAACGAACTCTTCCATAATATAAAATTGTTATAAACACACACACACACACCAGCTTTTTCAAATGGTGTTTTACTTAGTAGCGGGAACAGGACTCGAACCTGTGTCCGCCGCGGCGGATATAGGCCCGACAGTTTTCATTTTGAAACAAAAAAACACCACTTGTTGAAGTGGTGTTTTACTTAGTAGCGGGAACAGGACTCGAACCTGTGACCTTCGGGTTATGAGCCCGACGAGCTGCCTACTGCTCTATCCCGCGATGTTTCGGGTGCAAAGATACACACTAAATACGGTTATGCAAGCAAAAAATGGAAATATTTTTAAATACTTTAGTTTTTGATGTAAATTATTGATGTATAGCTTGTTGTGTTTTGTGTAAAAAAGGTTCAAATTTTATATTTCAGTAATTCAGCATACGGATCTCCATTTAGACCTAATAAAAAAGCAAAAGCAGGTTCAGTTTTGTAACCTTTTTGTTTGAGTTTGATAATTTCAGATCGAAAATTTTCGTCTTTCGATTGCAGAATTTCATGCTCGATAACCATGTGGCGATAAGCGTTCTGCTCTTTGGTTGGAAGATTTTGCCCAAAGATTTCAAATTCAAAAGGGTCTATTTTAAAACTCGCAATAATCGATTCTCTGTTATCAATCACCGTTTCCCGAATCGTATAATTGTCTTTGTTTCCGAAAGTAACATGAAGTTTTTTGATAAATTCAGTTTTGTTTTTCCAGTAACAAATGATGTCCAAATCACTACTTTCAATATCGATCGCAATAGGGATAGTGCCTGCAAAAAGAGGTTCAAATTCAACAATATCAGACAAAATATGATGCTGAGTCAGGACTTCATAAGCCTGAATCTGTTTGCCGTTTCCATTTTTTAGATAATCAATAGTGGTAAAATCGATCATTTACTATAATTAGTTTCTTCTTCAATTTCATCTTTGAGTCTTTTGTTGACGTCGATTTTGGCATTGGTGAAAACAAAAATCGTGGCACCATGCTCCCTTGCATATTTGTTGGTGATCTCGCCTGCAATGCGGGAAGATTCAAAGAAAGGACTGGTTTCCTTAAGTTCAGCAGTTCTTTCCCAGGAGTTTTTAACTCTGATGACGTTTTTGTAGGGTACATCAAGCACAAACCAATTGAGATAATCGGCGTTGAAAGAGACTGCTTTGATTCCTTTTTTAGAGTAATAATTTATCGCACCAGCTTGTCCGTAATTATCGCAGAGTACCAGTGTTGTTTCGGGATTTGGAATTAGGGCATAAACAGAATCGGTTTTTCGGGCGAGTTCTTTCCAGCCCAGCATATCGGCAAAATCCTGCGGTAATTCGTGGTCTTTTCCATCTTCCCAACGCAGCATGCCCAGTTTTTGATAAGCTTCCGGATTTTTCACGATGTACTCCGGACTTTTATTAGGGAAGGCTAAATCGTACATGGGAATAAAAAACAACAATGGAAGGATGATGAAAACAGGTTTTAGATAACGTTTCCAGCCTGTTTGGAGTACCTGAGAAAGAAAAACAGCTCCAAAAGCAATATAAACAGGGTACAAACCGATGGCATAATAAGCTTTGGCTTTGAAATACAGAAAGACTGCCAGTGTAAAAATCATCGAAGCAAAAAAGAATCGGTATTTTTCGAATGGTTTGTAGAAAAGCAATGCATACAAAGCGGAAAGAATAACAAAGAGCGAACCGATGAAAAATAACAATTGTTTTTCTAAAAACTCCATTCGATCTACATTAACGAGTTGTGTTTCGGCCAACTCTTTCATGTGATGTACAATTGGGAAATGGTTGTTGTACTGCCATAGAATATTTGGTAGAATCAGAATTAACCCTAAAAGCAATGCCCAATAGAGATTTTTTTCTGTAAATATCTTCCTTTGACCGGATAGGAGAAGAGCAGGCAGTAGACCTATGATTAGAAACAGAATGTTGTATTTGTTCAGAAAGCCAAAAGCAAAGACAACGGTGCCCATGTAAAACCATTTTTTGTTTTCGGTGGTCGTGTATTGCACAAGTACATAATAAAAAGTGGTCCAGCACAAGATGTCCAATGAGTTAGGCTGGTATAAGATATTGATTCGTAACAAGGTTGAAAACGTAATGCAGGTTGCTCCTAAAATCAGGGCGTATAAATTTCCTTTTAAAGCCTCAATCGTTTTCCAAACCATCAAAAGCGTTAAAACTCCAAAAAGCACTGGGAAAAATTTTACCCAGAAAACCGAATTTCCAAGTAAAAGGATGAGGTAAGAAATCCAGGACGTAACCGGAGGAACCGATAAATATCCCCATGCCAAATGATGCGCCTGATCCAGATGCAGGTATTCGTCACGCTGCAAATCATATTCGGGGCTTATTAAAAGGTATTGTAATATAAATTTTAAAGCGATAAACCCGAGTAGAATGGCAGTTTTTTTGGACATGGTGGTTTTTGGTTTTTGAAGTGGTCGTTTTTGATAATGGTTTAAAATTAAAGCTAATATAAGTTTATTTTGGGTTTTGTGGTAAGATTTTTTTAATTGTAATCTTTCTGAAATTGAATAAAAATACCCGATAACAGGTTGAGATTATACTTACAAATTAATTAGCTTGCATTAGTGAATTATTTATAAACTAAAATGCTATTAATTATGGAACTGGAAAGTTTGAAACTAGACAAGTTTAAGGACTGTACTTTGAAAAGAGAACAATTGTTTGTGCTAAATGGTGATGGCGTTAAAAGCCCTGCAGGAACTATTTGTGACTGGCATGGCGGTAAGCTACAAAAATTCGATTATGGTTATGATAGTGAGAGAGGGGGATATCTTACATTTCATAACAGAAGTAATGTACGTCCATGTGATCCGGTTCTTACAAAGACCGGAGAGGATTTTTATGCATTGCCATGATTTTCTTTCGATAAAATGAATTCTGTATCTGAACAAGTCTGAATCTTTTAAGTACAATTCAGGCTCGTTTTGATACGTGCAAAATGGTTTAATTTAGTAAAGTATTATTTTGAGAAAAGCAGTTTTAGTATCCTTAATTATTCTGATAAATATTGTTTTTATCAATGTGACGTTGGGACAAAACCAGATAAAATATAAAACCTATAATCAAG
It encodes the following:
- a CDS encoding DUF4269 domain-containing protein, with protein sequence MIDFTTIDYLKNGNGKQIQAYEVLTQHHILSDIVEFEPLFAGTIPIAIDIESSDLDIICYWKNKTEFIKKLHVTFGNKDNYTIRETVIDNRESIIASFKIDPFEFEIFGQNLPTKEQNAYRHMVIEHEILQSKDENFRSEIIKLKQKGYKTEPAFAFLLGLNGDPYAELLKYKI
- a CDS encoding GIY-YIG nuclease family protein, whose product is MEEFVVYILYSEKFNKNYTGFTSNLIERFKSHNRLEAKGYTLKFRPWKVIHLEFFNSKSEAMKREKYLKTGIGREFIKDLIQKL
- a CDS encoding ArnT family glycosyltransferase: MSKKTAILLGFIALKFILQYLLISPEYDLQRDEYLHLDQAHHLAWGYLSVPPVTSWISYLILLLGNSVFWVKFFPVLFGVLTLLMVWKTIEALKGNLYALILGATCITFSTLLRINILYQPNSLDILCWTTFYYVLVQYTTTENKKWFYMGTVVFAFGFLNKYNILFLIIGLLPALLLSGQRKIFTEKNLYWALLLGLILILPNILWQYNNHFPIVHHMKELAETQLVNVDRMEFLEKQLLFFIGSLFVILSALYALLFYKPFEKYRFFFASMIFTLAVFLYFKAKAYYAIGLYPVYIAFGAVFLSQVLQTGWKRYLKPVFIILPLLFFIPMYDLAFPNKSPEYIVKNPEAYQKLGMLRWEDGKDHELPQDFADMLGWKELARKTDSVYALIPNPETTLVLCDNYGQAGAINYYSKKGIKAVSFNADYLNWFVLDVPYKNVIRVKNSWERTAELKETSPFFESSRIAGEITNKYAREHGATIFVFTNAKIDVNKRLKDEIEEETNYSK